One window of Chryseobacterium sp. JJR-5R genomic DNA carries:
- a CDS encoding RNA methyltransferase, producing the protein MVHKLKLEELNRIDVETFKTVKKIPLVVVLDNIRSMHNVGATFRTADAFLVQEIILCGITPQPPHREIHKAALGATESVDWSHEPDINTAIHHLKSQGFEVVGIEQTTNSRMITDFSVDPSKKYAVVLGNEVEGISDEALNHIDSFIEIPQLGTKHSLNVSVCGGIVMWEFAKIWQ; encoded by the coding sequence TTGGTACATAAACTAAAACTGGAAGAACTTAACCGGATCGACGTTGAAACTTTTAAAACCGTTAAAAAGATTCCCTTGGTCGTGGTGCTGGACAACATCAGGAGCATGCATAATGTGGGCGCAACATTCAGGACAGCGGACGCCTTCCTGGTTCAGGAAATTATCCTCTGCGGCATTACGCCTCAGCCGCCCCACCGTGAAATTCACAAAGCCGCGCTGGGTGCTACGGAAAGTGTGGACTGGAGCCATGAGCCGGATATCAATACGGCTATCCATCATCTGAAATCGCAGGGTTTTGAAGTGGTGGGTATCGAGCAGACCACCAACAGCAGGATGATCACGGATTTTTCTGTTGATCCTTCCAAAAAATATGCGGTGGTTCTGGGAAATGAAGTGGAAGGGATCAGTGATGAAGCATTGAATCATATCGATTCTTTTATTGAGATCCCGCAACTGGGAACCAAGCATTCTTTAAATGTAAGCGTTTGCGGAGGAATTGTGATGTGGGAATTTGCCAAAATATGGCAATAA
- a CDS encoding nucleoside recognition domain-containing protein gives MVLSRIWSAFIIIAIAIAGIKYISSSHYQTIFNDMVVGKGGDTVQISTQKISTLSPVVRDSLMKKPDFAESRIHYKTDSLKQEVKVYRVQEADGVIGTSETAVKICIGLIGIMTLFMGFMSIAEKAGGINLLSRLIQPFFSRLFPDIPKNHPAFGHMLMNFSANLLGLDNAATPFGLKAMESLQSLNPDKDTASNSQIMFLCLHAGGMTLIPVSIIAIRASMGSKTPTDIFLPCMIATFAATLAAMVIVSLYQKINLLKPVVIAYVGGISAMIALLVLYLVQLNKDELDIFSKVLSNGLILFIFLAIVLGAVYKKINVFDAFIEGAKEGFWTCVKIIPYLVGMLIAISLLRTSGVFDVVIDGMKWVAYRADLDARFVDGLPTALIKPLSGSGARGMMVDTMSTFGADSFQGKLAAVLQGSSDTTFYVIAVYFGAVAVKNTRYTVVAMLLADLVGVITAIALAYLFFA, from the coding sequence ATGGTCCTCAGCAGAATCTGGTCGGCATTCATCATTATTGCCATTGCCATTGCCGGTATAAAATACATTTCATCAAGCCATTACCAAACCATTTTTAATGATATGGTGGTAGGAAAAGGCGGCGATACCGTGCAGATCTCCACACAGAAAATAAGCACTTTGTCTCCTGTGGTGCGGGACAGCCTGATGAAAAAGCCTGACTTTGCAGAAAGCCGCATCCATTATAAAACGGATTCCCTGAAACAGGAAGTGAAGGTGTACCGGGTGCAGGAAGCAGATGGCGTTATCGGGACTTCTGAAACGGCAGTAAAGATCTGCATCGGCCTTATTGGTATCATGACGCTGTTCATGGGATTCATGAGTATTGCTGAAAAAGCAGGCGGCATCAATCTTTTAAGCAGGCTGATCCAGCCTTTTTTCTCCAGGCTGTTTCCGGACATCCCCAAAAACCACCCTGCTTTCGGACATATGCTGATGAATTTCAGTGCCAATCTTCTGGGACTGGATAATGCGGCCACGCCATTCGGACTGAAAGCGATGGAAAGCCTGCAGTCTTTGAACCCCGATAAAGATACCGCGAGCAATTCCCAGATCATGTTCCTCTGCCTTCATGCCGGAGGAATGACTTTGATTCCCGTTTCGATTATCGCCATCCGGGCTTCCATGGGTTCAAAAACTCCGACCGATATTTTTCTTCCCTGCATGATTGCAACATTTGCCGCAACTTTAGCCGCTATGGTCATCGTTTCACTATACCAGAAGATCAACTTATTAAAACCGGTTGTTATTGCCTATGTGGGCGGGATTTCCGCAATGATTGCGCTGCTGGTTCTGTATCTGGTACAATTAAATAAAGATGAACTGGATATTTTCAGCAAAGTACTGAGCAACGGACTGATCCTCTTTATTTTCCTGGCGATTGTCCTGGGTGCGGTTTATAAGAAAATCAATGTTTTTGATGCATTTATCGAAGGGGCAAAAGAGGGCTTCTGGACTTGTGTGAAAATTATCCCTTACCTGGTCGGGATGCTGATTGCCATTTCCCTGTTAAGGACTTCCGGGGTTTTTGATGTAGTTATCGACGGCATGAAATGGGTTGCTTACAGGGCAGATCTGGATGCAAGGTTCGTGGACGGGCTTCCAACTGCTTTAATCAAACCATTATCAGGTTCCGGAGCACGGGGCATGATGGTGGATACCATGTCAACCTTCGGAGCCGACAGTTTCCAGGGCAAACTGGCAGCGGTTCTCCAGGGGAGCTCAGATACAACTTTTTATGTGATCGCCGTCTATTTTGGAGCTGTAGCCGTGAAAAACACAAGATATACAGTGGTGGCCATGCTTCTGGCAGATCTGGTAGGTGTTATTACGGCAATTGCTTTGGCTTATCTTTTCTTCGCTTAA
- a CDS encoding ATP-grasp domain-containing protein — translation MKAYIQTDKDGEFYNINAFVAFEGFRNFGYETGNFVNADEISDDNPENILVGGIGNVRKRLKNLNIARTDKEIDYPEELKPFLKRKVWESTVNTIFKDKNSRNIFIKPKTETKLFAGKVIRHEMDFLGLIDQEKDTEIWCSERIDFKTEWRCFIRYKEILDIRRYKGDWDTKLDVKTAEDAIERFTSQPNSYALDFGITGNNETVLIEVNDGHSLGTYGISSAHYAKFLSARWSELTHTEDYLNF, via the coding sequence ATGAAAGCCTATATTCAGACTGATAAAGATGGTGAGTTCTATAATATTAATGCTTTTGTAGCTTTCGAGGGCTTCAGAAATTTTGGCTATGAAACCGGGAATTTTGTCAATGCAGACGAAATTTCAGATGACAATCCTGAGAATATATTAGTCGGCGGCATTGGAAATGTAAGGAAAAGGCTTAAAAACCTGAATATAGCCCGTACTGATAAAGAAATAGATTATCCTGAAGAATTAAAGCCGTTTTTAAAAAGAAAAGTATGGGAATCCACTGTCAATACCATTTTTAAGGATAAAAACAGCCGGAATATCTTCATTAAGCCCAAAACCGAGACCAAATTATTTGCTGGAAAGGTCATCAGACATGAAATGGATTTCCTGGGATTGATTGATCAGGAAAAAGATACAGAAATCTGGTGCTCAGAACGTATTGACTTTAAAACGGAATGGCGCTGTTTCATCCGGTATAAAGAAATCCTGGATATCAGAAGGTACAAAGGCGATTGGGATACGAAATTAGACGTAAAAACGGCAGAAGATGCCATTGAGCGGTTTACCTCTCAGCCCAATTCATATGCCTTGGACTTTGGTATTACCGGAAATAATGAAACCGTATTGATAGAAGTGAATGACGGGCATTCACTGGGGACATACGGAATTTCATCTGCCCATTATGCAAAATTCCTTTCCGCAAGGTGGAGCGAATTAACCCATACAGAAGATTACTTAAACTTTTAA
- the fbaA gene encoding class II fructose-bisphosphate aldolase: MSRIFPAGVATGQLVTDIFQHAKENKFALPAVNVIGSSNVNAVMETAAKLNSPVIIQFSNGGAAYNAGKGLSNDGQKAAILGGVAGAKHIHTLAEAYGATVILHTDHCAKKLLPWIDGLMDASEEFFRQTGKSLYSSHMLDLSEESLEENLETSARYFERMAKMQMTLEVEIGVTGGEEDGVDNSDVDNSKLYTQPEDVAYTYEKLKAISENFTIAAAFGNVHGVYKPGNVVLTPKILDNSQKYVQEKFGTAEKPVNFVFHGGSGSTLEEIREAIDYGVIKMNIDTDLQFAYTEGVRDYMVDNIDYLRAQIGNPDGEEKPNKKFYDPRVWVRKGEETFSKRLVRAFEDLNNINTLK; encoded by the coding sequence ATGAGCAGAATTTTCCCGGCAGGAGTTGCCACAGGTCAATTAGTTACCGATATTTTTCAGCATGCTAAAGAAAACAAATTTGCATTACCCGCAGTGAACGTCATTGGTTCCAGCAATGTAAATGCAGTAATGGAAACTGCAGCAAAGCTGAACTCGCCTGTTATTATCCAGTTCTCTAACGGAGGTGCTGCCTACAATGCAGGAAAAGGGTTAAGCAATGATGGACAGAAAGCGGCCATTCTGGGAGGTGTAGCCGGAGCGAAACACATCCATACCCTGGCAGAAGCTTACGGAGCTACCGTAATTCTTCATACGGACCACTGTGCCAAGAAATTATTGCCTTGGATCGACGGCTTAATGGATGCCAGCGAAGAATTCTTCAGACAGACCGGAAAATCACTGTACTCTTCCCATATGCTTGACCTTTCTGAGGAATCCCTTGAAGAAAACCTTGAAACATCTGCAAGATATTTCGAAAGAATGGCTAAAATGCAGATGACCCTTGAGGTGGAAATCGGTGTTACAGGAGGTGAAGAAGATGGTGTTGACAATTCTGATGTTGACAATTCAAAACTGTATACGCAACCTGAAGATGTAGCTTATACGTATGAAAAGCTGAAAGCTATCTCTGAAAACTTTACCATTGCAGCCGCTTTCGGTAATGTACACGGCGTATATAAGCCAGGAAACGTAGTCCTGACCCCGAAAATCCTTGACAATTCCCAGAAATATGTTCAGGAGAAATTCGGGACTGCTGAAAAGCCGGTGAATTTCGTATTCCACGGAGGTTCCGGGTCCACACTGGAAGAAATCAGGGAAGCGATTGACTACGGAGTTATCAAAATGAATATCGATACCGATCTGCAGTTTGCTTATACGGAAGGCGTAAGAGATTACATGGTTGACAATATTGATTATCTGAGAGCCCAGATCGGAAATCCGGACGGAGAAGAAAAACCGAACAAAAAATTCTATGACCCGAGGGTATGGGTAAGAAAAGGTGAGGAAACATTCTCTAAAAGGCTGGTTCGCGCATTTGAAGATTTAAATAACATAAATACTTTAAAATAA
- the accD gene encoding acetyl-CoA carboxylase, carboxyltransferase subunit beta, whose product MAFEWFKRKAQNITTSTDEKKDVPKGLWHQTPSGKIVEHDELKRNNYVSPEDGFHVRIGSAEFFDILFDEGKFTELDANVESIDILNFKDTKPYADRLKEVRAKTKLTDSIRNAVGTVKGTEMVVSCMDFAFIGGSLGSVMGEKIRRAVDYCIEKKLPYMIICQSGGARMQEATYSLMQLAKVQAKLAQLSEAGLLYIAYLCDPTFGGITASFAMTADIIMAEPKALIGFAGPRVIRETIGRDLPEGFQTSEFLQEKGFVDFIVKRTEIKDIVAKTINLLTVKA is encoded by the coding sequence ATGGCATTCGAGTGGTTTAAAAGAAAAGCACAAAATATCACGACATCTACTGATGAGAAAAAAGACGTTCCCAAAGGTCTTTGGCATCAGACTCCTTCCGGAAAAATTGTTGAGCATGACGAATTGAAGAGAAACAACTATGTTTCTCCTGAAGACGGCTTTCATGTAAGAATAGGAAGTGCCGAATTTTTTGATATCCTTTTTGACGAAGGGAAGTTCACTGAGCTGGATGCCAATGTTGAAAGTATCGACATCCTGAACTTTAAGGATACGAAACCTTATGCAGACCGGCTGAAAGAGGTAAGAGCCAAGACCAAACTTACCGATTCCATCAGAAATGCGGTAGGAACCGTAAAAGGGACCGAAATGGTGGTTTCCTGTATGGATTTCGCCTTTATCGGAGGTTCTTTGGGTTCTGTCATGGGAGAAAAAATAAGAAGAGCTGTTGACTACTGCATAGAAAAGAAGCTTCCTTATATGATTATCTGTCAGTCGGGAGGGGCAAGAATGCAGGAAGCTACTTATTCCCTGATGCAGCTGGCTAAGGTTCAGGCAAAGCTGGCACAGCTTTCAGAAGCAGGCCTTTTATATATTGCTTATCTGTGCGACCCGACGTTCGGAGGAATTACGGCTTCTTTTGCCATGACAGCCGATATCATTATGGCTGAGCCTAAGGCGCTGATCGGTTTTGCAGGACCTAGGGTAATCCGCGAAACCATCGGAAGAGACCTTCCCGAAGGGTTCCAGACTTCTGAATTCCTTCAGGAAAAAGGATTTGTGGATTTCATTGTAAAAAGAACCGAAATAAAGGATATTGTTGCTAAAACAATCAATCTACTGACGGTAAAAGCCTAA
- a CDS encoding ferric siderophore ABC transporter substrate-binding protein produces the protein MRSDSIGKNEQNRDRIKSALLSVLIWSAILLFVFLYKLKPKPQGQEPEVITTMLVNFGDNRNGNGAEEPADQPGSLAAPSEITPDPLEAAVPETKTVIEPQPQPETKKSEAKDKIITGNNAKVTVPKKEESKENKKSTASTSASKTSKKSGAATANSKTGNGDGKGTAAIGNLIRGRGTKAGSQGDGDGIGNAGDPLGGDGNGDSKVGIDRKLVGFIPGTMGRGGSQPANSCTASGTITVAYTVDKAGNVVSARRSGGTADPCIASTAVSWVKRYVKAEKSGVSSTGTYKITF, from the coding sequence ATGAGAAGCGATAGTATAGGTAAGAATGAACAGAACAGAGACCGGATAAAAAGCGCGCTGCTTTCTGTCCTGATATGGTCTGCCATCCTGCTGTTTGTTTTTTTATATAAATTAAAGCCGAAGCCTCAGGGGCAGGAGCCGGAAGTGATCACGACCATGCTGGTGAACTTCGGGGACAACAGGAACGGAAACGGAGCGGAGGAGCCGGCTGACCAGCCGGGAAGCCTGGCAGCACCGTCAGAAATTACTCCGGACCCTTTAGAAGCGGCTGTTCCGGAAACAAAAACAGTGATTGAACCCCAGCCTCAGCCGGAAACCAAGAAATCCGAGGCTAAAGATAAGATCATTACCGGGAATAATGCTAAAGTTACGGTTCCTAAAAAAGAAGAATCAAAAGAGAATAAAAAATCAACGGCCAGCACAAGTGCTTCCAAAACTTCAAAAAAATCCGGTGCGGCAACGGCCAATTCAAAAACCGGAAACGGGGACGGTAAAGGCACGGCAGCAATCGGCAACCTGATCAGGGGTAGAGGCACCAAAGCCGGAAGCCAGGGCGACGGCGACGGAATCGGAAATGCCGGGGATCCGTTAGGCGGTGACGGGAATGGCGACAGCAAAGTGGGAATCGACCGCAAGCTGGTCGGGTTTATTCCCGGGACCATGGGCCGAGGCGGTTCTCAGCCGGCCAACAGCTGTACGGCAAGCGGAACCATTACGGTAGCTTATACGGTAGATAAGGCAGGAAATGTAGTTTCCGCAAGAAGATCAGGCGGTACAGCCGATCCGTGCATCGCATCAACCGCCGTTTCATGGGTAAAAAGATACGTAAAAGCGGAAAAGTCCGGTGTATCTTCCACCGGAACCTATAAAATTACCTTCTAA
- a CDS encoding MotA/TolQ/ExbB proton channel family protein, translating into MLLTELTQILFAQVTTSAVAEAPKKVFSFWEIMFHGGIFAKIVMVTVLLLGIFSVYLFFERFFFIKRVTSKTDADFMNNIEDFIKEGKIESAADYCKRQNSPEGRILEKGISRLGRPVSDIVSAMESQAQVEVANMEKNLNLLAVVPSIAPMLGLLGTVIGMIIAFFDLSNMEGAFSPKTLSEGIYTALGQTAVGLAVAIPANFFYNILLTRIDKFVLKAQNMSGEFLDLINKPL; encoded by the coding sequence ATGCTGTTAACGGAACTTACTCAGATTTTATTCGCACAGGTTACAACATCTGCGGTGGCAGAGGCTCCCAAGAAAGTATTTTCATTCTGGGAAATTATGTTTCACGGAGGAATATTCGCAAAAATAGTAATGGTTACAGTATTGTTACTGGGGATATTCTCGGTCTATCTTTTCTTTGAGCGGTTTTTCTTCATCAAAAGGGTCACCTCAAAAACCGATGCCGATTTCATGAATAACATTGAAGATTTTATCAAAGAAGGGAAGATTGAATCTGCAGCAGATTACTGTAAAAGGCAGAATTCGCCGGAAGGAAGAATCCTGGAGAAAGGAATTTCAAGACTGGGGCGGCCGGTTTCTGATATTGTCAGCGCCATGGAATCCCAGGCACAGGTTGAAGTGGCAAATATGGAAAAAAACCTGAACCTTTTGGCCGTAGTACCCAGTATTGCTCCGATGCTCGGGCTTTTGGGGACCGTAATCGGGATGATTATTGCATTCTTTGATTTATCCAATATGGAAGGGGCTTTCTCCCCGAAAACGCTTTCCGAAGGAATCTATACGGCATTGGGACAGACGGCAGTCGGTCTGGCCGTAGCCATTCCGGCGAACTTTTTCTACAATATCCTTTTAACGAGGATTGATAAGTTTGTTCTGAAAGCACAGAATATGTCCGGTGAATTTCTAGATTTAATCAACAAACCTTTATAA
- a CDS encoding NAD kinase has translation MKAAIYSQKKDLDTFLYLSKFISELENRGIKSVLYDEMAEALQFSKIFETFNCKQDLLDKEVNLFFTFGGDGTIVNSLTFIEDLEIPIVGVNTGRLGFLASFTKEEAFNELDSILKGDVKTSRRSVIQVVSPELEGFFPYALNDVTLSRKETTSMVTVDSYINNEFLNVFWGDGVIVSTPTGSTAYSLSCGGPIISPNNENFVITPIAPHNLNVRPLVVNDRVEIKFKVESRVSQYSLSLDSRLIHIETDKEIIIRKANFQILLVQPNNLSFYETIRQKLLWGRDKRN, from the coding sequence ATGAAGGCAGCTATATATTCCCAGAAAAAAGATCTTGATACTTTTTTATATTTAAGCAAGTTTATTTCCGAGCTTGAAAACAGAGGGATAAAGTCTGTTTTATATGATGAAATGGCTGAAGCGCTTCAGTTTTCAAAAATTTTTGAAACCTTTAACTGCAAACAGGACCTTCTGGATAAAGAAGTAAACCTGTTCTTTACCTTCGGCGGGGACGGCACCATTGTCAATTCCCTGACCTTTATAGAGGATCTTGAAATCCCTATCGTAGGGGTAAATACCGGCAGATTAGGTTTCCTGGCCAGTTTTACCAAAGAAGAAGCCTTCAATGAACTGGACTCCATTTTAAAAGGCGACGTAAAAACAAGCCGGCGCTCCGTGATCCAGGTGGTTTCGCCCGAACTGGAAGGTTTTTTCCCGTATGCACTGAATGACGTTACCTTATCCAGAAAAGAAACCACTTCGATGGTAACGGTAGATTCTTACATTAATAATGAGTTCCTGAATGTATTCTGGGGAGACGGGGTCATCGTCTCCACGCCTACAGGTTCTACCGCTTATTCACTGAGCTGTGGCGGGCCCATTATTTCCCCGAACAACGAAAATTTTGTCATTACCCCTATTGCCCCTCACAACCTTAACGTAAGGCCGCTGGTGGTCAATGACCGGGTTGAAATTAAATTTAAAGTGGAGAGCCGAGTATCACAATACTCCCTTTCCCTGGACTCCAGACTGATCCACATAGAAACAGATAAGGAAATTATCATCAGAAAAGCAAATTTCCAGATCCTTCTCGTGCAGCCCAATAACCTGAGCTTCTATGAAACCATCCGCCAAAAGCTGCTTTGGGGGCGGGACAAAAGAAATTAG
- a CDS encoding CBS domain-containing protein: MIDAFGYSHIFIKKSNHFYGAIAEDFLYEEEGTLKDLEHQIERFAILDDNNIMDSIRLFHTFNANVVPVINKNEKYLGYISCEDIFQDLSKYPLFSESGAILTVETPARKYSMTEIANIVESNNSKFYGAFISFMSDEAIHVTIKISNENLSSIDETFDRYDYRIVQKYYSDDKSDLFQDRFGFFQKFIEI, encoded by the coding sequence ATGATAGACGCATTTGGATATTCTCATATTTTCATTAAAAAATCCAATCATTTTTACGGTGCGATTGCCGAAGATTTTCTCTATGAAGAAGAAGGCACGCTGAAGGATCTTGAACACCAGATTGAACGCTTCGCGATCCTTGATGACAATAATATCATGGACAGCATCCGGTTGTTTCATACATTCAATGCCAATGTGGTCCCGGTGATCAACAAGAATGAAAAATACCTCGGGTACATCAGCTGTGAAGATATTTTCCAGGATCTTTCAAAATATCCGCTGTTTTCAGAATCAGGGGCTATTCTCACCGTGGAAACGCCTGCGAGGAAATATTCAATGACGGAAATTGCCAACATCGTTGAAAGCAATAACTCTAAATTTTACGGGGCTTTTATCAGTTTTATGTCAGATGAGGCAATTCATGTGACCATTAAGATCAGCAATGAAAACCTGAGCTCCATTGATGAAACATTTGACCGTTACGATTACAGGATTGTACAGAAATATTATTCTGATGACAAATCTGATCTGTTTCAGGACAGGTTCGGGTTTTTCCAGAAATTCATAGAAATATAA
- a CDS encoding biopolymer transporter ExbD, with protein MKIQRKNKARPEFSLAAMTDVILLMLIFFMITSSAANQSAIDVKLPKTGAVDDNIPNPLTVSIKPDGSYFVDDSPVNKGDLEQVVVNKLAGQTNKSFTIRADENTMHKDVVFAMEIAEKHKFNIAIATVKDK; from the coding sequence ATGAAGATTCAGAGAAAAAATAAAGCCCGCCCGGAATTCAGTTTAGCTGCGATGACAGACGTTATCCTGCTGATGCTGATCTTCTTTATGATCACCTCCTCTGCAGCCAACCAGAGCGCGATTGATGTAAAGCTGCCAAAAACAGGGGCTGTTGATGACAACATTCCGAATCCGCTTACCGTAAGCATCAAGCCGGACGGATCTTATTTTGTAGATGACAGTCCTGTGAATAAAGGAGACTTAGAGCAGGTGGTAGTGAATAAGCTTGCCGGCCAGACCAATAAGTCCTTTACCATCCGGGCAGATGAAAACACGATGCATAAAGACGTGGTTTTTGCGATGGAAATTGCTGAAAAACATAAGTTTAACATTGCCATTGCAACCGTTAAAGATAAATAG
- a CDS encoding bestrophin family protein — protein MRVYNTKHFLKILFSLHKSDTMKILFPTMILVGLYSWGIEYLEVEYLHLSSKSPISNVSMIHSLLGFVLSLLLVFRTNTAYDRWWEGRKLWGKLVNDSRNFAIKIKSILENDRQDLEQIAGYLKYFPHFLAQHLSKESTRLALDEDYSEIEDYIKHHGPSEIIILLTHKLHQLKKQGKISDMEMLYLDTQLSGFLDVCGGCERIKNTPIPYSYSSFVKKFIILYVLALPVAYVISIGLFMIPLTVFVYYVLMSLEMIAEEIEDPFSNDENDIPMESIAQNIEKSVHQIMGLS, from the coding sequence ATGAGAGTTTACAATACCAAACATTTTCTGAAAATCCTTTTCAGCCTGCACAAAAGTGATACGATGAAGATCCTTTTTCCGACGATGATCCTGGTTGGATTATACTCCTGGGGGATTGAATACCTGGAAGTGGAATACCTCCATCTTTCTTCAAAATCACCCATCAGTAATGTCAGCATGATCCATTCGCTGCTGGGTTTTGTACTGTCCCTGCTGCTGGTTTTCAGGACCAATACGGCTTATGACCGATGGTGGGAAGGCAGGAAGCTCTGGGGCAAACTGGTCAATGATTCACGCAACTTTGCGATTAAAATCAAATCTATTCTTGAAAACGACAGGCAGGACCTGGAACAGATCGCCGGATACCTGAAATACTTTCCGCATTTTCTGGCACAGCATCTTTCCAAAGAATCCACAAGACTGGCATTGGATGAAGACTATTCTGAAATCGAAGACTACATAAAGCATCACGGGCCCAGCGAAATCATTATTCTTTTAACCCATAAATTGCATCAGCTCAAAAAGCAGGGGAAAATTTCAGATATGGAAATGCTGTATCTGGATACGCAGCTTTCAGGGTTTCTTGATGTATGCGGAGGCTGTGAAAGGATCAAGAACACCCCGATTCCGTATTCCTACTCTTCTTTCGTAAAGAAATTCATCATTCTTTATGTACTGGCTTTACCGGTGGCGTATGTCATCTCTATCGGTCTGTTCATGATTCCGCTGACGGTTTTTGTGTATTATGTTTTAATGAGCCTTGAAATGATTGCCGAAGAAATTGAAGACCCGTTCAGCAATGATGAAAATGATATCCCCATGGAATCGATTGCCCAGAATATTGAAAAGAGCGTCCATCAGATCATGGGCCTATCCTAA
- a CDS encoding DUF6973 domain-containing protein: MRTFRIFFNTIRSMSLKKIMRLLSLVLPHPVFAVLSFYATLKAYSIAQRKFPDTASTNGIGNSFRHALWCCFILMYCCKVSSPEKALDFCKRITDLHEELFPNKLLETKMDLHNNKIGMDYFMEMLEGVHRQFFEKSFFINGLEKKMKDAKILKDTDDDFEGFLVYLDEK; the protein is encoded by the coding sequence ATGAGGACTTTCAGAATATTTTTCAACACCATCCGGAGTATGAGCTTAAAAAAGATCATGCGCCTTCTGTCGCTTGTTCTCCCCCATCCTGTTTTTGCTGTACTGAGTTTTTACGCTACGCTTAAAGCGTACAGCATTGCTCAGAGAAAATTTCCGGATACGGCCTCTACCAACGGCATCGGAAATTCATTCAGGCATGCACTCTGGTGCTGTTTTATCCTGATGTACTGCTGCAAGGTCTCTTCTCCTGAAAAAGCCCTGGATTTCTGCAAAAGAATTACGGATCTTCACGAAGAACTTTTCCCCAACAAGCTGTTGGAAACCAAAATGGATCTTCACAACAACAAGATAGGAATGGATTATTTTATGGAAATGCTTGAAGGCGTCCACCGCCAGTTTTTTGAAAAGAGCTTTTTCATCAACGGACTGGAGAAAAAAATGAAAGATGCCAAAATACTGAAGGATACAGATGACGATTTTGAAGGTTTCCTGGTGTATCTGGACGAGAAATAG